One region of Clostridiales bacterium genomic DNA includes:
- a CDS encoding transposase — protein MAKCSTDTCCLTLPLRLEKWQEDRLAKRFEIARQIYNTMVRAELKKLRAMEQSEPYKANQEKIQALDWKTQTDKQALKALYKERDKLLRDGGFSEYGFKSDIKNYYKHFNNNIGSNVAFHGIAPQVWAAFEKMLFKKEGKKVHFKKKGDIHSLRGYSAAGKSGGVEIIFRETYIEWKGLKLPLKLSPDNIYETQMLSYRVKYVRLLRKPGKRKDRWYAQLSLEGKPVIKYNPKTGEVRHPIGKGAVGLDIGPQTLAYSAATGADLVELANQVQNVEQEKRRLQRKLDRSRRATNPGNYADDGTIRRGIALTHNKSKRYLRTQQELKYLQHQQAEIRKRQHTELANHLLSLGDCFYVEKMVWTSLTHRAKETEISEKTGKIKRKKRFGKSVANKAPATLIGILQRKSAALGIPGVIEVPTSVKASQYNHQSGTYTPKPLSQRWNNMPDGERIQRDLYSAFLLQHYDPQTNTFDANSLHQDYPQFVQYHHDAVLRLYAMPKTPSSMGIKRSLR, from the coding sequence ATGGCAAAATGCAGCACAGACACATGTTGCCTGACACTGCCTTTAAGACTGGAAAAATGGCAGGAAGACCGCCTCGCGAAACGGTTTGAGATTGCCCGGCAGATTTATAACACCATGGTTCGCGCCGAACTCAAAAAACTGCGAGCAATGGAACAGTCCGAACCATATAAAGCAAATCAGGAAAAGATCCAAGCACTTGACTGGAAAACACAAACAGACAAGCAAGCGCTGAAAGCACTCTACAAAGAACGAGATAAGCTCTTACGAGACGGCGGATTTTCGGAATATGGCTTCAAGTCTGATATCAAGAATTATTACAAGCACTTTAACAACAACATTGGTTCCAACGTCGCCTTCCACGGGATCGCACCTCAAGTTTGGGCTGCATTTGAAAAAATGCTTTTCAAAAAAGAAGGAAAAAAAGTCCACTTCAAGAAAAAAGGGGACATACATTCCCTGCGCGGATATTCTGCAGCCGGGAAAAGCGGCGGCGTTGAGATTATTTTCCGAGAAACATATATTGAATGGAAAGGGCTCAAATTGCCGCTAAAGCTTTCACCGGACAATATCTACGAAACGCAGATGCTGAGTTATCGGGTCAAATATGTTCGTTTACTCAGAAAACCCGGAAAACGCAAAGACCGCTGGTACGCACAGCTCTCGCTTGAAGGAAAGCCGGTGATCAAGTATAACCCCAAAACCGGAGAAGTACGGCATCCCATTGGAAAGGGCGCTGTTGGTCTGGACATCGGTCCGCAAACGCTTGCTTATTCTGCAGCCACCGGGGCGGACTTGGTGGAACTCGCCAATCAGGTGCAGAATGTTGAGCAGGAAAAGCGCCGCCTACAGCGAAAATTAGATCGCAGTAGACGAGCTACCAACCCAGGTAATTACGCGGATGATGGAACAATTCGACGCGGAATAGCATTGACACACAATAAATCGAAGCGCTATCTAAGAACACAGCAGGAATTAAAATATCTCCAGCATCAGCAAGCTGAAATTCGAAAGCGGCAGCACACAGAGCTGGCCAATCATCTACTCTCATTGGGCGACTGCTTCTATGTGGAAAAAATGGTGTGGACTTCCCTCACGCATCGTGCGAAAGAAACCGAAATATCCGAAAAAACCGGAAAAATCAAAAGGAAAAAGAGGTTCGGGAAATCCGTCGCTAACAAAGCTCCAGCCACGCTAATCGGAATACTGCAGCGAAAAAGCGCAGCCCTCGGCATTCCCGGTGTAATTGAAGTTCCTACCTCCGTCAAGGCAAGCCAATACAATCATCAATCCGGCACATATACACCCAAGCCACTGTCACAGCGCTGGAACAACATGCCTGACGGGGAACGCATCCAGCGAGATCTCTACTCCGCATTTTTATTACAGCATTACGACCCGCAAACAAACACTTTTGACGCCAATTCCCTTCATCAAGACTACCCTCAGTTTGTCCAATACCATCACGATGCGGTGTTGCGGCTGTACGCAATGCCAAAGACCCCCTCCAGTATGGGAATTAAAAGAAGCCTTCGTTAG
- a CDS encoding MFS transporter, producing MQENLVVKKATPLGARVWTSLLVFGFIGQIAWMVENVYFSTYIQKNITAAGWATSATVAASAIAAALATIFSAAWSDRVGKRRAFVCWGYILWGITTAAFALFGNGQVGGDVGLAVTLFVVMDCIMSAIGSTANDSAFSAWVTDVTDVTNRGVVDIVLSIMPILALIVIFAGFDGMTVHGNWTGFFLVLGGLTSAAGVLGLCIFRDSPALRPVQGDTYLRDVLYAFRPANIRANKMIYICFLGMMFSGLAMQLWQPYMISLVEVTLGIDNYILPIGIVVLASAVLSVLAGKVMDRFGKEKFYYPVAILQVLGGLIAYSIKFVGHAMPLLCVGGTCIMAGNLAMAGLFTASSRDYTPAGRAGASQSVKMVIYIMLPMVLASIIDPLIIKAVALEPTAAILAKYPSYAGSYLYPYELFLAAAVSAVFILIPAYFVRRDADRIRREKLAALEK from the coding sequence ATGCAGGAGAATCTGGTCGTCAAAAAGGCGACGCCGCTCGGCGCGCGCGTCTGGACGAGTCTGCTGGTGTTCGGCTTCATCGGGCAGATCGCCTGGATGGTCGAGAACGTCTACTTTTCCACCTACATTCAGAAAAACATCACGGCCGCCGGCTGGGCCACGTCCGCGACCGTCGCGGCCAGCGCCATCGCCGCCGCGCTGGCGACGATCTTCAGCGCCGCGTGGTCGGACCGCGTGGGCAAGCGCCGCGCCTTCGTCTGCTGGGGGTATATCCTCTGGGGCATCACGACGGCGGCGTTCGCGCTCTTCGGCAACGGGCAGGTCGGCGGCGACGTCGGTCTCGCGGTGACGCTCTTCGTCGTTATGGACTGCATCATGTCCGCCATCGGCAGCACGGCCAACGACTCGGCCTTTTCCGCCTGGGTCACGGACGTGACCGACGTCACGAACCGCGGCGTCGTGGACATCGTGCTGAGCATCATGCCCATCCTCGCGCTCATCGTCATCTTTGCGGGCTTTGACGGCATGACCGTGCACGGCAACTGGACGGGCTTTTTCCTCGTGCTCGGCGGCCTGACGAGCGCGGCCGGCGTGCTCGGCCTGTGTATCTTCCGCGACAGTCCGGCCCTGCGCCCCGTGCAGGGCGACACGTACCTGCGCGACGTGCTCTACGCCTTCCGCCCGGCGAACATCCGCGCCAATAAGATGATCTATATCTGCTTTCTCGGCATGATGTTCTCCGGCCTTGCCATGCAGCTGTGGCAGCCGTACATGATCTCGCTCGTCGAGGTCACGCTCGGCATCGACAACTACATCCTGCCCATCGGCATCGTCGTGCTTGCCTCGGCCGTGCTGTCCGTGCTCGCGGGCAAGGTCATGGACCGCTTCGGCAAGGAGAAGTTTTATTACCCCGTGGCAATTTTGCAGGTGCTCGGCGGCCTGATCGCCTACAGCATCAAGTTCGTCGGCCACGCCATGCCGCTGCTGTGCGTCGGCGGCACGTGCATCATGGCCGGCAACCTCGCCATGGCGGGGCTGTTCACCGCCTCGTCGCGCGACTATACGCCCGCCGGGCGCGCCGGCGCGTCGCAGAGCGTGAAGATGGTCATCTACATCATGCTGCCCATGGTGCTCGCGAGCATCATCGACCCGCTCATCATCAAAGCCGTCGCGCTCGAGCCGACGGCGGCCATTCTCGCCAAGTACCCGAGCTACGCCGGCAGCTACCTCTATCCGTATGAGCTGTTCCTGGCCGCGGCCGTGAGCGCGGTGTTCATCCTCATCCCCGCGTACTTCGTCCGCCGGGACGCCGACCGCATCCGCCGCGAGAAGCTCGCCGCGCTGGAGAAATGA
- a CDS encoding DUF1002 domain-containing protein: MKFLKRALPIVLAVCLLASLGAVSAIDAGETRTVIGADLTDDQIKTVYKAFGIERGSVKELTVTNKDERQYLSGVISDEQIGTKSISCISIEVLDAGKGMTVDTSHITYCTSQMYISALATAGITDAKITVTAPFDVSGTAALTGVYKAYEDITGTKLDETAKAVSSQELATTAELAQAIGDYDSVEIVNELKLILNETKDMTDAELRAKIKEIAAEYDVTLTDDQMTQLVNLCRSLEKLDTNALLSKVHAVQDTLKQLAGAKDKIASFTGKVKDVITAIGDFFDRVIALFRK; the protein is encoded by the coding sequence ATGAAATTTCTCAAACGGGCCCTGCCCATTGTACTTGCCGTGTGCCTGCTCGCAAGCCTTGGCGCCGTGTCGGCCATTGACGCCGGCGAGACGCGCACCGTCATCGGCGCAGACCTCACGGACGACCAGATCAAGACCGTCTACAAGGCCTTCGGCATCGAGCGCGGCAGCGTCAAGGAGCTGACCGTCACGAACAAGGACGAGCGGCAGTATCTCAGCGGCGTCATCAGCGACGAGCAGATCGGCACGAAGTCCATCTCCTGCATCTCCATCGAGGTGCTCGACGCCGGCAAGGGCATGACCGTCGACACGTCGCACATCACCTACTGCACGAGCCAGATGTACATCAGCGCGCTGGCCACCGCCGGCATCACGGATGCGAAGATCACCGTAACCGCGCCGTTCGACGTCTCGGGCACGGCGGCGCTGACGGGCGTGTACAAAGCATACGAGGACATCACGGGCACGAAGCTCGACGAGACCGCCAAGGCCGTCTCCTCGCAGGAGCTGGCCACGACGGCGGAGCTCGCGCAGGCCATCGGCGACTATGACTCGGTCGAGATCGTCAATGAGCTCAAGCTCATCCTCAACGAGACGAAGGACATGACCGACGCCGAACTGCGCGCCAAGATCAAAGAGATTGCCGCCGAGTACGACGTCACACTCACGGACGACCAGATGACCCAGCTCGTAAACCTCTGCCGCTCGCTCGAAAAGCTGGACACGAACGCCCTGCTCTCGAAGGTGCACGCCGTGCAGGATACGCTCAAACAGCTCGCCGGCGCGAAGGACAAGATCGCGTCCTTCACCGGCAAGGTCAAGGACGTCATCACCGCCATCGGCGATTTCTTCGACCGCGTGATCGCCCTCTTCCGCAAGTAA
- a CDS encoding TIGR00730 family Rossman fold protein, with product MNITVYLGANAGNDPALRDAVRALGRWIGESGNALVYGGSKNGLMGALAESVLAAGGRATGVEPQVFVDQGFLYDELTELIVTRDFPERKAKMLELGDAFIAFPGGTGTLEEIAEVMSRVALGQLDAPCILYNLNGYYDGLRTQLAHMIELGLSSEARQRGIYFADDLEQIRQLLGPACAG from the coding sequence ATGAACATTACGGTCTATCTGGGCGCGAACGCGGGCAATGACCCCGCGCTGCGCGACGCGGTGCGCGCGCTCGGCCGCTGGATCGGCGAGAGCGGCAACGCGCTCGTCTATGGCGGGTCGAAAAACGGGCTCATGGGCGCGCTCGCCGAGAGCGTGCTCGCCGCGGGCGGCAGGGCGACGGGCGTCGAGCCGCAAGTTTTTGTGGATCAGGGCTTTTTGTACGACGAGCTGACCGAGCTCATCGTCACGCGCGACTTTCCGGAGCGCAAGGCGAAGATGCTGGAGCTGGGCGATGCGTTCATCGCCTTTCCGGGCGGCACGGGCACGCTCGAGGAGATCGCGGAGGTGATGTCCCGCGTTGCGCTCGGGCAGCTGGACGCGCCGTGCATCCTCTATAACCTCAACGGCTACTACGACGGTCTGCGCACGCAGCTGGCGCACATGATCGAGCTGGGCCTGTCGAGCGAGGCGCGGCAGCGGGGCATCTATTTTGCCGACGATCTCGAGCAGATCCGGCAGCTCCTCGGCCCGGCGTGCGCCGGGTGA
- a CDS encoding GNAT family N-acetyltransferase translates to MELKLGYATPEAVRELFAEYTHMLVAHDPYFQAYLDLQHYDAEVADPTQKYGLPDGRLYVAWCDGQPAGCIALRRLAGTTCELKRLYVRPAFRGRGIAGAMMQRILDDARAIGYTAMLLDTLPFLTSAIKMYRALGFYDIPPYNDSPLDTTIFLRLDL, encoded by the coding sequence ATGGAGCTGAAACTGGGCTATGCCACACCGGAGGCGGTGCGGGAGCTGTTTGCGGAATATACGCACATGCTCGTCGCGCATGACCCGTATTTTCAGGCCTATCTCGACCTGCAGCACTACGACGCCGAGGTCGCCGACCCGACGCAAAAGTACGGCCTGCCGGACGGACGGCTCTACGTCGCGTGGTGCGATGGGCAGCCGGCCGGGTGCATCGCGCTGCGCCGGCTCGCCGGCACGACGTGCGAGCTCAAGCGGCTGTATGTGCGCCCCGCGTTTCGCGGCCGGGGCATCGCCGGGGCGATGATGCAGCGCATCCTCGATGATGCCCGCGCCATCGGCTACACGGCCATGCTGCTCGACACGCTGCCGTTTCTCACGAGCGCGATCAAAATGTACCGCGCGCTCGGGTTTTACGACATCCCGCCGTACAACGACAGCCCGCTGGACACGACGATCTTCCTGCGGCTGGACCTGTGA
- a CDS encoding EamA family transporter, whose amino-acid sequence MWFVFALLSAVFAALTSILAKVGIEGVNSNLATAIRTMVVLAMAWGMVFVTNTQGGLTDISKKSWLFLILSGLATGASWLCYYRALQIGEASKVVPIDKLSVVITLVLAFVFLHERFTPKSLIGCLLIGAGTLLMVL is encoded by the coding sequence ATGTGGTTCGTATTTGCCCTGCTATCGGCCGTGTTCGCGGCGCTGACGTCCATTCTGGCCAAGGTGGGCATCGAGGGCGTGAACTCCAACCTTGCGACCGCCATCCGCACGATGGTCGTGCTGGCGATGGCATGGGGCATGGTGTTCGTGACCAACACGCAGGGCGGACTCACGGACATCAGCAAGAAGAGCTGGCTGTTTTTGATCCTCTCGGGTCTGGCGACGGGGGCGTCGTGGCTGTGCTATTACCGCGCACTGCAGATCGGGGAGGCGTCGAAGGTTGTGCCGATCGATAAGCTCAGCGTGGTCATCACGCTCGTGCTGGCGTTCGTGTTTTTGCATGAGCGCTTCACGCCCAAGTCCCTGATCGGCTGTCTGCTCATCGGCGCGGGGACGCTGCTGATGGTTTTGTGA
- a CDS encoding MATE family efflux transporter, with amino-acid sequence MNESQSNSFLAEQPVGALMRKFSLPCILSLLVGALYNIVDQLFIANASYLGSYGNAANSVVFPLTVIALAIATMIGDGCCAYVSIRLGAGEQEQAHRSVGNAIVLTLIVSVVLMAVYLIFMDPILTAFGATVNAETFALSREYCFWIALGIPFYMFGQAMNPIIRSDGSPRYAMLSLLAGAVCNIILDPIFIFPCGWGMMGAAVATVIGQILSAVLAAAYLLHMKAVRLQRSSFRLRGELLRAFLPLGMTSFLSQISIVFSMAAVLNMCRKYGALDPVFGQAQYAQIPTAVVGIVMKFFQIVISIAIGLSAGCIPVVGYNIGAGRRDRARALLHRLLLAEAVVGLVATALFESCPGVFADLFGAKNESAYYTDFAVRCIRWFLGAAALSCVNKGAMIYLQALGKAWTSTALSLLREIVLGVGLVLLLPVWFGLDGVLYFMAAADAVTFIVTVPVLVRTDRALRG; translated from the coding sequence ATGAACGAATCCCAGTCCAATTCCTTTCTCGCCGAGCAGCCGGTCGGTGCGCTGATGCGCAAATTCTCGCTGCCGTGCATCCTGTCGCTGCTCGTCGGCGCGCTGTACAACATCGTCGACCAGCTCTTCATCGCCAACGCGAGCTACCTCGGCTCTTACGGCAACGCGGCCAACAGCGTCGTGTTCCCGCTGACGGTCATCGCGCTCGCCATCGCCACCATGATCGGCGACGGCTGCTGCGCCTATGTCAGCATCCGCCTCGGCGCGGGGGAGCAGGAGCAGGCGCACCGCAGCGTCGGCAACGCTATCGTGCTCACGCTCATCGTCAGCGTCGTGCTCATGGCGGTGTACCTCATTTTCATGGATCCGATCCTGACGGCGTTCGGCGCGACGGTCAACGCCGAGACGTTCGCCCTCTCGCGCGAATACTGCTTCTGGATCGCGCTCGGCATCCCGTTTTACATGTTCGGGCAGGCGATGAACCCCATCATTCGCTCCGACGGCAGCCCGCGCTACGCCATGCTGTCGCTGCTGGCGGGCGCGGTGTGCAACATCATCCTCGACCCCATCTTCATCTTCCCGTGCGGGTGGGGCATGATGGGCGCGGCCGTTGCAACGGTCATCGGCCAGATCCTCTCGGCTGTGTTGGCGGCGGCGTATCTGCTGCACATGAAGGCCGTGCGGCTGCAGCGGAGCAGCTTCCGGCTGCGGGGTGAGCTGCTGCGCGCGTTTCTGCCGCTGGGCATGACGAGCTTTTTGTCGCAGATCAGCATCGTGTTTTCCATGGCGGCGGTGCTCAATATGTGCCGCAAATACGGCGCGCTCGACCCCGTGTTCGGCCAGGCGCAGTATGCGCAGATCCCGACGGCGGTCGTGGGCATCGTCATGAAGTTTTTCCAGATCGTCATCTCCATTGCCATCGGGCTCTCGGCCGGGTGCATCCCCGTCGTGGGGTACAACATCGGCGCCGGGCGGCGCGACCGGGCGCGGGCGCTGCTGCACCGGCTGCTGCTGGCCGAGGCGGTCGTGGGGCTCGTGGCGACGGCGCTGTTTGAGAGCTGCCCGGGCGTGTTTGCCGATCTTTTCGGCGCGAAAAACGAGAGCGCGTACTACACGGACTTCGCCGTACGGTGCATCCGGTGGTTTCTCGGCGCGGCCGCGCTCTCGTGCGTGAACAAGGGCGCGATGATCTACCTGCAGGCGCTCGGCAAGGCGTGGACGAGCACGGCGCTGTCGCTCTTGCGCGAGATCGTGCTGGGCGTGGGGCTCGTGCTGCTGCTGCCGGTGTGGTTCGGGCTCGACGGCGTGCTGTATTTCATGGCGGCGGCCGATGCGGTGACGTTTATCGTGACCGTGCCGGTGCTCGTGCGCACGGACCGGGCGCTGCGCGGCTAA
- a CDS encoding FeoB-associated Cys-rich membrane protein yields the protein MFSWIGANLSTILISIVLIAIVTFISLSLIRQKRQGKSSCGGNCAHCGAQCHSCHPKGQ from the coding sequence ATGTTCAGCTGGATTGGCGCGAACCTCTCTACGATTTTGATTTCGATTGTACTTATCGCCATTGTCACCTTCATTTCCCTTTCCCTGATCCGCCAGAAGCGGCAAGGGAAATCCTCCTGCGGTGGCAACTGTGCCCATTGCGGTGCGCAGTGCCATAGCTGCCACCCCAAAGGGCAGTGA
- a CDS encoding transposon-encoded TnpW family protein, producing MTETKQTSTTKTDRRPDCVTEIRMGNSVLTVSGFFKQGATDTAADKMMKVLEAEAATQKTAI from the coding sequence ATGACAGAAACGAAACAGACAAGCACCACCAAAACAGACCGCCGCCCGGACTGTGTGACGGAAATCCGCATGGGCAACTCCGTCCTTACCGTTTCCGGCTTCTTCAAGCAGGGCGCAACCGACACCGCAGCCGACAAGATGATGAAAGTGCTGGAAGCGGAAGCTGCTACACAAAAAACGGCGATTTGA
- a CDS encoding HAD-IIA family hydrolase — MEMIDFNAKKGFLCDMDGVIYHGNHILPGAAEFIHWLQDTHKKYLFLTNNSGMTPRELHQKLWRMGLDVPEEHFYTSALATAAFLADQAPGCSVYALGEAGLLNALYDRGITMNDVNPDYVVIGEARAYSLDTLTKATNLVLAGAKLIGANSDTCGPTDEGIAPACRALIAPVEIATGKQAYFCGKPNPLMMRTGLRMLGCHSGEAAMIGDRMDTDVISGMESGMATVLVLSGVSTRATLDEFAYRPSVVLDGVGDIPRLAQQG; from the coding sequence ATGGAAATGATCGATTTCAACGCGAAAAAAGGCTTCCTGTGCGACATGGACGGCGTCATCTACCACGGCAACCACATCCTGCCCGGCGCGGCGGAGTTCATCCACTGGCTGCAGGACACGCACAAGAAATACCTGTTTTTGACCAATAACAGCGGCATGACCCCGCGCGAGCTGCACCAGAAGCTCTGGCGTATGGGGCTCGACGTGCCGGAGGAGCATTTTTACACCAGCGCGCTGGCCACGGCGGCCTTTCTGGCCGACCAGGCGCCCGGCTGCTCGGTGTACGCCCTCGGCGAGGCGGGGCTGCTCAATGCGCTGTATGACCGCGGCATCACCATGAACGACGTCAACCCCGATTACGTCGTCATCGGCGAGGCGCGGGCCTACTCGCTCGACACGCTCACGAAGGCGACGAATCTCGTGCTCGCGGGCGCGAAGCTCATCGGCGCGAACTCCGACACCTGCGGCCCGACGGACGAGGGCATCGCCCCCGCGTGCCGCGCGCTGATCGCCCCGGTCGAGATCGCCACCGGCAAGCAGGCGTATTTCTGCGGCAAGCCGAACCCGCTCATGATGCGCACCGGCCTGCGCATGCTCGGCTGCCACTCGGGCGAGGCCGCCATGATCGGCGACCGCATGGACACCGACGTCATCTCCGGCATGGAGAGCGGCATGGCCACCGTGCTCGTGCTCAGCGGCGTGTCCACGCGCGCAACATTGGACGAGTTTGCCTACCGGCCGAGCGTCGTGCTCGACGGCGTGGGGGACATCCCGCGGCTGGCGCAGCAGGGGTGA
- a CDS encoding DMT family transporter, translating to MKTTTTPSGTGRARLGLIVSMTVFGTIGLFVRRIEITSAELALCRAGLAAVFLLLYFLVTRRRLCLSEIKKSLWLLLASGAAMGINWMLLFEAYKYTTISLATLSYYLAPVIVTALCPLLFHERMTRTQLLCFLMSTLGVALIIGSGGVQGGGSDVRGIGFGVSAAVFYATVILLNKYITGVPALERTFVQFLAAILVLTPYVALTSGFHPGVMSAAGWVNLLIVGLVHTGLTYCMYFSAIRTLPGQESSLLSYIDPIVSVLVSVLLLGEPLAPVQIVGIVLFLGFAIVNELTHKNAETS from the coding sequence ATGAAAACGACAACCACTCCTTCCGGCACCGGCCGCGCGCGGCTGGGCCTGATCGTGTCCATGACGGTGTTCGGCACGATCGGCCTATTCGTGCGCCGGATCGAGATCACCTCGGCCGAGCTCGCGCTCTGCCGCGCGGGGCTCGCGGCCGTGTTTCTGCTGCTGTATTTTCTCGTCACGCGCAGGCGGCTGTGCCTGAGCGAGATCAAAAAGTCGCTCTGGCTGCTGCTGGCTTCGGGCGCGGCCATGGGCATCAACTGGATGCTGCTGTTCGAGGCATACAAGTACACGACCATTTCCCTCGCCACACTCAGCTACTACCTCGCGCCCGTGATCGTCACGGCGCTGTGCCCGCTGCTGTTTCATGAGCGGATGACGCGCACGCAGCTGCTCTGCTTTCTCATGTCCACGCTCGGCGTCGCACTCATCATCGGCTCGGGCGGCGTGCAGGGCGGCGGGTCGGATGTGCGCGGCATTGGCTTCGGCGTGAGCGCCGCGGTGTTTTACGCCACTGTCATCCTGCTCAACAAGTATATCACCGGTGTTCCGGCGCTCGAGCGCACGTTCGTGCAGTTTCTCGCGGCCATTCTGGTGCTCACGCCGTATGTCGCGCTCACATCGGGCTTTCACCCGGGCGTGATGTCCGCGGCCGGGTGGGTGAACCTGCTCATCGTCGGCCTCGTGCACACGGGCCTGACGTACTGCATGTATTTCTCCGCCATCCGGACGCTGCCGGGGCAGGAGTCGTCGCTGCTGAGCTACATCGACCCCATCGTGTCCGTGCTCGTGTCGGTGCTGCTGCTCGGCGAACCGCTCGCCCCGGTGCAGATCGTCGGCATCGTGCTGTTTCTCGGTTTCGCCATCGTAAACGAGCTCACGCACAAAAACGCCGAGACCTCATAA
- a CDS encoding recombinase family protein: MLRQTNQQPITALYPRLSHEDELQGESNSISNQKRILETYAKQNGFSNLRWYTDDGYSGANFQRPGFQAMLADIEAGKVGTVIVKDMSRLGRNYLQVGMYTEMIFPQKGVRFIAINDGVDSAQGDNDFAPLRNIFNEWLVRDTSKKIKAVKRSKGMNGKPITSKPVYGYLMDEDENFIIDEEAAPVVKQIYNLCLAGNGPTKIARMLTEQQIPTPGTLEYRRTGSTRRYHPGYECKWATNTVVHILENREYTGCLVNFKTEKLSYKVKHSVENPPEKQVIFENHHEPIIDTQTWERVQELRKQRKRPNRYDEVGLFSGILFCADCGSVMYQQRYQTDKRKQDCYICGNYKKRTHDCTAHFIRTDLLTAGVLSNLRKVTSYAAKHEARFMKLLIEQNEDGGKRRNAAKKKELEASEKRIAELSAIFKRLYEDSVTGRISDERFTELSADYEAEQRELKERAAAIQAELSKAQEATVNAEKFMNVVRRHTSFEELTPTLLREFVEKIVVHECSYDENKTRRQDIEIYYSFVGKVDLPE, encoded by the coding sequence ATGTTAAGACAGACCAACCAACAACCAATTACCGCCCTTTACCCAAGACTATCCCATGAGGACGAGCTGCAAGGCGAAAGCAATTCCATTTCCAATCAGAAGCGTATCCTTGAAACCTATGCAAAGCAGAACGGCTTTTCCAATCTGCGCTGGTACACGGACGACGGTTATTCTGGTGCGAACTTTCAAAGACCCGGTTTTCAAGCCATGCTTGCGGACATTGAAGCCGGAAAAGTCGGGACAGTTATCGTAAAGGATATGTCGAGGTTAGGGCGAAACTACCTGCAAGTGGGAATGTACACGGAAATGATTTTCCCACAGAAAGGTGTCCGCTTCATCGCTATCAATGACGGAGTGGACAGCGCACAGGGCGACAATGACTTTGCCCCGCTGCGGAATATCTTTAACGAATGGCTGGTGAGAGATACGAGCAAGAAAATCAAAGCAGTAAAACGCTCAAAAGGCATGAATGGCAAGCCCATCACAAGCAAGCCTGTGTATGGCTACCTCATGGACGAGGATGAAAATTTCATTATTGACGAGGAAGCTGCACCCGTAGTCAAGCAGATATACAACCTCTGTCTTGCCGGGAATGGTCCGACCAAGATAGCCCGTATGCTCACAGAGCAGCAAATCCCCACGCCGGGAACGCTTGAATACCGCAGGACGGGCAGCACCCGCCGCTACCACCCCGGCTATGAGTGCAAGTGGGCGACCAATACCGTAGTGCATATCCTTGAAAACCGGGAATACACAGGCTGTCTGGTAAATTTCAAGACAGAAAAACTTTCTTACAAAGTCAAGCACAGTGTAGAAAATCCCCCGGAAAAGCAAGTGATTTTCGAGAACCACCACGAGCCTATCATAGACACCCAAACATGGGAACGGGTGCAGGAGCTTCGCAAACAGCGCAAACGCCCAAACCGCTATGATGAAGTGGGTTTGTTCTCCGGCATACTGTTCTGTGCGGACTGCGGCAGCGTGATGTATCAGCAGCGATACCAGACGGACAAGCGCAAGCAGGACTGTTATATCTGCGGCAACTACAAGAAACGCACCCATGACTGTACGGCGCACTTTATCCGCACCGACCTCTTGACCGCTGGTGTACTCTCCAATCTGCGGAAAGTGACCAGCTATGCGGCAAAGCATGAAGCCCGGTTTATGAAACTCTTGATTGAGCAGAACGAGGACGGGGGCAAACGCAGGAACGCCGCCAAGAAAAAGGAACTGGAAGCCTCCGAGAAACGCATAGCCGAGTTATCCGCTATCTTCAAGCGGCTGTATGAGGACAGCGTGACCGGGCGCATATCAGACGAGCGTTTCACAGAGCTGTCGGCAGACTATGAAGCAGAGCAACGGGAGCTGAAAGAAAGAGCCGCTGCTATTCAAGCGGAGCTTTCCAAAGCACAGGAAGCCACCGTGAACGCAGAAAAGTTTATGAATGTTGTCCGGCGGCATACCAGCTTTGAAGAACTTACCCCTACTCTGCTGCGGGAGTTTGTAGAGAAAATCGTTGTGCATGAGTGCAGCTATGACGAGAACAAGACCCGCAGACAGGACATTGAGATTTATTATTCTTTTGTTGGCAAGGTGGACTTGCCCGAATAA